A segment of the Capnocytophaga sp. ARDL2 genome:
TTTTCGTTGATTTTTTTCTTTTGGATCAGACAAAACAATTTCATTTTTGATAGAAACCGAATGATAAATCAACAATTCCAAATCTTCTGTAGTCAATTGGTCTAAATTCTTCAATTGATTCCAATACGAAACATCAGCAATCAATCCGTGTTTGTACATTTCTGCTAAGCCCGAACGCATTTCATTTCCTGGTAAGGTTTCTAGAAAATTGACATCAATCAATATCATTTTTGGGTTGTAAAATGTGCCGATAATGTTTTTTAATCCGTTGAAATCGATTCCATTTTTTCCGCCTACAGATGCATCAACCATTGCCAAAAGCGAAGTAGGAATATGTACACAATCGATGCCTCTTTTGTAAGTTGCAGCAATAAATCCGCCGATATCGCACACCACCCCACCACCCAACGAAATCAATAGGGCTTTACGGTCTATGTTCAATTCTATGAGGCTTTCCCACAGTTGATTACATGTTGATAAATCTTTGCTTTGTTCACCAGCTTCGATTTCGATAACTTCGATTTCTGTTTCGATTGCCAACAAAGAAAGAAAGCTGTTTAAACAATTTTGAGCCGTATTTTCATCGACTAAAACAATGGTTTTTGAATATTTTTTTTCATTGATAAAATGGATCAATTCTTCGTAGCCATTACTTCCAAAATAAATAGGATAATCTATGGATTGAATGTTCATTTGATGTCTTTTTTGAATTAATTTTTACGCAGATTTTAAATATTATTTTCGTTATGCTTACTTTATTTAAGCAGATGACACAGATATATTGATAGCGTTGATTTTTTTGATTTATCAAAATAATAAAATCTGAGATAATTTGATATAAACCGTAGGTTTAATCGTTTTTAAGTACTGTTCTTACATCATTTCAATAAAATCTGTGAAAATTTGTGAAATCTACGTGAGTAAAAAATATGAATCAGAAAGTTTATTTTTTCTCTGTAATTACAGCATTGTCAATATGATAAATCCAATCATCAACATTGGAATCGTTGTAGCGAAATTCGCCTTCTATGGTTACATAAGTATCTGTTTTCAATTTGGGAGTAGTTCCTTTGAAATGAATCCCCATAATGGTTTCAGGTCCTGCATTTCCACAGAAAAAACACTGAGCAAATACATTTTTACTCAAAGCATAATTTTTATTGTCAATCGGTACAATAAATCCTTTGGCAACAATTTTCTTATTTTGTAGTTTTTTCAATTGTGCATTGACGACAGGGTACATCACTTCACCATAAGTTTTGTGCTTCTTTTTTACAAAATCAATTTGCCCCAATTGTCCCCAAGTTATGGAAGTTTTATCCTTAGATTGTATTTTGGGTTGATTGTTTTTTTGAGTTTGCACTTGATTTTTTGGTGTAACTTTCTTTTGCGTTTTAGATTGATCTTCCGAACGAATTGGAAGGGTAGTAAAAGCAGATAATGCTCCTGCTAAAACTAAACTTATAATTACTAATGTTTTAATTTGCATTGGATAATGTTTTTGAAATATTTAGTGAATAGGCTCTAAGAGCTGGCAATAATGCCGATACAATTCCTACGAAAAGTGTACTAAAAAATACGATTCCTTCTTTTTCTGGAATAAATTCCAATGGATTGAAGGCTATTTTAAATTCTTCTGTCGATGATAGTGAGATGAAATACAAGGCAATACGACCTAAAATGGCTCCGAAAAGGTATCCGATGATACACAAGAATAAACCCTCGAGCAAAATCAACCATAGCAGTTGTGATTTTTTTGCACCGTGGATTCTCAACAATACCAATTCATATCTTCGCTCTTTCAAAGTATTGTACAACGCGATAAAAATACTGATTCCTGAAAGCATCATAATTCCGAAAGCCAAATATTGCAAGGCTTGTAATCCTACACCAAACAAACCAAACAATCGGTTGATTTCCAGAATAGGAGAGGCAGCTTGCATATCGGTATTTTGAGGAATGAGGCGTTGCCAGTTAAGTTTCGCCATATTGTTTTTCATTTTTATCAATACAGCGGTAAATTCTTTTTCCTCGCTATGGTCGTGGTTGTACGTAGCTGAATGTACATGTTCTTCGTCGTGATCGTGGTCGCAATCTTCTGTATGTACATGGTCGTCTTCCTCGTGGTCGTGGTCGTGGTCATGTTCGTGTGAGTGTACATTCCACACCGACGAAATATTGGAAACAATCAAGTTGTCTATCAATCTTCCAGTGGGTTGTAAAATTCCAACCACGGTATATGGGTGATCTTTGTGTACCTCACCATCCGCAGAATCGCCGTGTGCCCCCCAAAAGGTATCATTGATTTTTAAATCCAATTTTTCAGCAATCGTCGCACCTACTACCACTTCAAAATCATCTGTAAAAAGGTGTCCTTCGGCATATTGACCATCGTATTTGGTGATGTAATCTTCAGTAGTTCCGATGATTTTGTACCCCATATAATTGTCGCCATATGCCATTGGGATTGCTTTTTCTACAAATGGATGATTCATCCATTCTTGGGCTTGATCGTAGGGAATATTCCCCGGAGGAGCATCGATTTGATACACCGCCGATAGCACCAATTGCAATGGACTACCTTTGGCACCTAATACCAAATCTACATCGTCCATATTGCGACTAAATTGTTCTTCAAATTGTTTTTGAAGTAAGATTATTACGGTTATAATAGCTACTGATGCTGTGAGTAATAGGATACTGAGTAGGGTATTGAGTGGTTTGAACCAAGTGTTTTTCCAAGCTATTTTTGTAATCATGTTGTTTTGTTTTTTTGCTTTATCGTTTCGCTTGTTATTCTCTCGCAGATTTCACAGATTTGCGCAAATCAGTTTTTTACTTGTTTTTATTCACCGTAAACATAGCCAACACTTTTCAGAAAAATGTATTCACAACAGTCTGTGTTCTCTCTAAAAGCATAGCGTCTTTGTTTCTCAGTGGTAAAAAATCTATGTGGCTATGTGGTTAAAAAATGTGTTTTCTCTATTCTTTTTTTTGACATTTCTTTTTGTTATGTAGAAATGTGAGAGAAAAAAATCTATAAATTAATGTAATTTGAAAATACATCTTTCAATCGTTGGTCGTGTGTTACAATCAGCAAAGCAGCGTTGTATTTTTTTGCTAAATCTTGCAACAATTGAGCAACGATTTGTGCATTTTCATCATCTAAACTAGAGGAGGGTTCGTCTGCTAAAATGATTTTTGGTTCGTTGATTAACGCTCGAGCAATATTTACTCTTTGCTGTTGTCCTACGCTCAATTCCGATGGATTTTTAGTGATGTGATCGCTCAATCCCAACTGTTGTAGCAATTCTTTAGCTTTTTCAGTATTTTTGTTTTTGTTGCTCAACCACGAAGCGGTTTCTATGTTTTCCAATACATTGAGTGCATTGACAAAATACGATTTTTGCAATACCAAACCGATGTTTTTTCCTCTAAAACTGTCTAAATCTGTACCTTTTAACTTCGTAATATCCTGATTGTTAATTTTTATTTCTCCAGAAGTTGGAGTTAATAATCCAGACAAAAGATGTAGAAAAGTTGTTTTTCCTGTTCCTGAACTTCCTGTAATTAAAAGAGTTTCTCCTGCATTACAAGTCATCGCAGGAAACGAAAACGAACTTCCTTGTGGATATGAAAATTGTATTTCAGTAGTTTGAATCATTTTTTATGGTTGATAAATAAAATGCAAGTTAAGAAAAAAATAAGGTTGCCCATAAACAAAAGGCAACCTTAACGATTATTTTACTTTTTATCCTGCAATTTGAATACATTTTTCAAGAGCTCTGTAGAACGAGCAGATATATTTTCTCTGATGTTTTTTTCTTCTAATTCTATCATTTTGAAAACTCCGTTCAAAGCTTGGGTGGTTACATAGTCCGTAATATCGGAATTTACTTTGTTTACCATTGGCACTTGGTTGTATCTCGAAATCAAATTGTTCCAAATTTTATCAGCACCTACTTTTGTAAATGAATTGTTGATGATTGGATAAAATTTGCTGTACAATTGCTGTGTAGTTGTGCGTTGCAAATAAGCTGTTGCCGCATTTTTTTCACCCATTAATATATTGGTTGCATCGGCAATGGTCATTTGAGTAATCGCTGTTGTAAAAACTGGAATAGCTTCTTTTACAGCATTTTCTGCTGTTTTGTTTAAAGCTTTGATTCCTTCGTCTGCCAAACTTCCCAATCCAATACTACGCAAAGTACTTTCTACTTTTTGCAATTCGCTTGGCAATCCGATTCTTATCAAATGATTGTTGTAAAATCCGTTGGTTGTAGCCAAATTGTTTACTCGCTGGTTTACGCCTTGCGTCAAGGCTTGTTTCAATCCAGAGGCGATGTATGCATTGCTGTTCAGCGATTGGTTTGCCAATGATTCGTCTAAAATTTTCATTCCTTGTTGAAGGGAATCGCATGATGTAGCCATAGTCAATCCTAAAGATACTATGGCAATTGGGGCTAAAATCTTTTTCATATTGTACTTCGTAATTTAAAAAATTAAGGAATTTAGAAATTGTGTAA
Coding sequences within it:
- the aroB gene encoding 3-dehydroquinate synthase, translated to MNIQSIDYPIYFGSNGYEELIHFINEKKYSKTIVLVDENTAQNCLNSFLSLLAIETEIEVIEIEAGEQSKDLSTCNQLWESLIELNIDRKALLISLGGGVVCDIGGFIAATYKRGIDCVHIPTSLLAMVDASVGGKNGIDFNGLKNIIGTFYNPKMILIDVNFLETLPGNEMRSGLAEMYKHGLIADVSYWNQLKNLDQLTTEDLELLIYHSVSIKNEIVLSDPKEKNQRKLLNFGHTIGHAIESYSWQNNELTPLLHGEAIAIGMIIESYLSYKKGLISKEKYHEVKEVLHSMYPPIDFNEKDIASCIELLSYDKKNEQGEILFTLLEDLGKGIVNQTVENQWIVEGFEEYVVTHH
- a CDS encoding ABC transporter permease, which codes for MITKIAWKNTWFKPLNTLLSILLLTASVAIITVIILLQKQFEEQFSRNMDDVDLVLGAKGSPLQLVLSAVYQIDAPPGNIPYDQAQEWMNHPFVEKAIPMAYGDNYMGYKIIGTTEDYITKYDGQYAEGHLFTDDFEVVVGATIAEKLDLKINDTFWGAHGDSADGEVHKDHPYTVVGILQPTGRLIDNLIVSNISSVWNVHSHEHDHDHDHEEDDHVHTEDCDHDHDEEHVHSATYNHDHSEEKEFTAVLIKMKNNMAKLNWQRLIPQNTDMQAASPILEINRLFGLFGVGLQALQYLAFGIMMLSGISIFIALYNTLKERRYELVLLRIHGAKKSQLLWLILLEGLFLCIIGYLFGAILGRIALYFISLSSTEEFKIAFNPLEFIPEKEGIVFFSTLFVGIVSALLPALRAYSLNISKTLSNAN
- a CDS encoding ABC transporter ATP-binding protein, whose translation is MIQTTEIQFSYPQGSSFSFPAMTCNAGETLLITGSSGTGKTTFLHLLSGLLTPTSGEIKINNQDITKLKGTDLDSFRGKNIGLVLQKSYFVNALNVLENIETASWLSNKNKNTEKAKELLQQLGLSDHITKNPSELSVGQQQRVNIARALINEPKIILADEPSSSLDDENAQIVAQLLQDLAKKYNAALLIVTHDQRLKDVFSNYINL
- a CDS encoding DUF4197 domain-containing protein — translated: MKKILAPIAIVSLGLTMATSCDSLQQGMKILDESLANQSLNSNAYIASGLKQALTQGVNQRVNNLATTNGFYNNHLIRIGLPSELQKVESTLRSIGLGSLADEGIKALNKTAENAVKEAIPVFTTAITQMTIADATNILMGEKNAATAYLQRTTTQQLYSKFYPIINNSFTKVGADKIWNNLISRYNQVPMVNKVNSDITDYVTTQALNGVFKMIELEEKNIRENISARSTELLKNVFKLQDKK